In Tenebrio molitor chromosome 1, icTenMoli1.1, whole genome shotgun sequence, the sequence GAAGTTCGCATAGGAATATTGAAACATTTGGCCTATTTTCTGAAGATAATTAAACCAGCCAAGCGACTCGCTTACTTACCTAGGTTACAAGAGTTTTTGAGAACGGAAAACGAATGGAATTGGCGTTTCCGTCACGAACTAGCCACGCAGTTATTGTCAATTGTGACCCTCTTCAAACCTGTAGATTCCGCCAAACACATAGGGTTTATTGCCGAAAATCTACTGCACGACGTTTCCGCTGTGCGGCAAGCGGCCATTTCATTGGTAGGTATTTGTTGATTTTGACGATTCTCCACCTACTTAGTATTATTTACTGTTTTAGATAACGGAATTATTGCGACACACTTCAACGAAGCAGGGTCTAAATTCGCTTTTCCTACTTAGATTAGTGGAAAAATTCGctcattcgaaaaaatggaaaaGGCGACAGACTTTCGCCTTGCTGTGTTATAAATTGTTATCGTCGAAAGCTTTACCTCCAGAACAGTTTGCATCTGAAATCATGCCTCATTTGTTAGATTTGAGTTGGGATCCTGTTGCCAATGTCAGATTGGTAGTTGCCAAAACAATAGCACAACATATTATTCCTAATGGTAAGACGTCTTTCTGAAAGGTGTCAtatgctttaattttttttttttgttcgtttcaGAATACTTCAAAGATCCAAGTAACCAGCACTTGGATAGTTTAGAAATAGTCTTGAGGAGGCTAAAAACAGATAAAGATCGTGATGTTCGTCAATATGCcgaaataaatgataaatttgaTAAACCAGTGTCACCTCCTCCCTCATTGGATTATAACATCGATTAAATAAACTATGATTAaactagatttttttattctggGTTCGTTGtaaattgatttgttttttttatgttacaattttatgaaattttttgtgagtatatatttgtaatttttatttgtaagttgtaatatatgtaaaaaaatcttaataaattaaaatatcgtgCTGATACTTTCTTTTATTATCCAATCTCGGAGTAACTTGAGCACTTCATCGATAAATTTAAGGAGTAGTTAAATGAGAAGTTTAATTGTAGCGccattttgttcaaaattacGCATGCGCATTTCCCACGTTGtgcgtttgaggttataattTGTCATTATCACTGCCAGGACACGTAATGTTATAACAAAgttgatattaaaaatgaataaagtGGTGTACACAGTTTGCGTACTGTTTTTCGTGGTAAGTGAAAATATTCAAGTTTAAAAAGTGTTGTGACTTGTTATTTTAGGAAAGATGTGTTGCGGAGTTTACCACCGAAGACTGTTGGGCATTAGGTTTTAACAAAGCGAATTTATTATGTTCGTCCTGCGATCAACTTACCAAATTTAACTTGGATGTGATAAAGTGTGTTTCGCGAAACATAATTAATCGGTCAATAAAGTTGTTAAAATTGCAGAGACCATTGCAAAGAGTGTTGTCATCAGGATGAAACAACTgtcacagaaaaaaaatacgcCAGGGCTGTGTTGGAAGTCTGTACGTGCAAATTTGGAGCGTATCCGCAGATCCAAGCATTTATTAAGAGCCACCGACCTCTACAGTTTCCTAACCTCCAAATTAAATACGTGAGGGGTCTTGACCCCATCATAAAGTTGTACGACAAAGATGGTACTTTACAAGAAACTGTTGCTATAGAGAAGTGGAACACTGATTCAGTTGAAGAGTTCCTAAATACTCATTTAATGCCACAAGATGATGATTATTTAAGGACAAATATGGTTTAGATTTgcaataaaacattttcttaaaaactaCTTTTTATTCCACATTTTCCAACAGTGAAACAACATCATCATTGACAGAAACATtgcctattttttttagttttttattatatttcttGACAGTTTTTTCTGAATATTCTGCATTTCCTGTTTCCATCAGATATGCACTTAACacctttttttgcaatttcttACATGACATGCTACCTTTGgagttcaaaatttttaaaattgcatctttaaaattaaaactgctTGAATTCTGACATTCAGTATCTTCTAATTCAACATTTACTTTATCCAGCTTTTTCTTGTATGATCCTTCATCACCATTAGTTTGatattgactttttttttctttagtttcaacatcattttgttgattttgtgcTTCTTTTTTCAAGTCCATTGTCTctctttcaatatttattagttttattacttcatcACATGCTTGTTTTTTTGAttgcttctttttcttttttggtttCTCCTCATCATTTTTAGGTTGAATTTCATTTTGAAGTCCATTCTCTTtagtttcaatatttattccTTCCTCAAGTTCTTGTTTTTTTGattccttttttttcttttttggtttCTCCTTGTCATTTTTAGGTTGAATTTCATTTTGAAGTCCATTCTCTTtagtttcaatatttattccTTCATCAAGTTCTTGTTTTTTTGattccttttttttcttttttggtttCTCCTTGTCATCATTTTTAGGTTGAAGCCCATTTTCGCTCATTTCAACATCCACTTTCTGGTCATCTACTTGTTCtagttttttcttcttctttacAGGTGCATCCTCACCATCATCAGTAGATTTGTGTTTAGTCTCATTTTCTTTAACAGTACTTTCTTGCTGCTTATTTGATGCATTGCTATTGTCTTTGCTCtgttcatttttgtatttttctatCAAGCTCCAAGCTGCTTCAATATCATTGAAATTTGCTCGCCCACCTaaagaattttgtaaaaaattctaaaacacTTTACATTAATAAATGCACAACACATTGCACAAACATGATTACAATAAACTTAGCTTTCTTTCTTGGAACATTGGAGTAAGTTGATATAGTATTCATTAAGTTTTTTAAGGAAGGCTTTAAATTCAGTTCATTCTGTACAATGGACTTGATCATATCGATCCAAGATTCCTGCTTTACGTCTCCTTTTTTCACTATTCCCCCAGGAATAGACCCTTTAGCTGAATATCTTTCTTCTTCTGTGATACATTTTGTATGAACAACATATTCTTCATCTCTGTAAATGTACACCTAagttattaaagaaaaaatatttggaataCTACTTACTTAAAATCCTTGAAACAGTCTACACAGGTTAAGGATTTTGATCTTCGACATTGCATATTGTAATGTTTTTCAACACGTGGTTTTTGGAGGCTTTCGCCACAGTGATTGCACGTGAAAACTACCATTTTTATTGGGTGGTTGTCTTTAATACTTCGAAGAAAAGAagttaaacaatatttttatcagCTAAACACTTCTATTTAATCATTTGCTCCTTTTCCACTGCACAAccacaattttaacacgtcTCAACGCGAACTCACGAAGTTGCCGCTGATGCTGATGCTAGgctagaaaaattaaatgttttaaaataaatgttggtGTCACTGACACGATCAAAAATCACCAACCGAAGAAACTCCCAACTTGCTTTATTTTAAGATTACCAATAATAAAGTACtcttttataatttatgtacTCCTTGACCTTACGTTTATGCATTAATGGTTTTTCGTAATCTGCGTAGTGGTAGtgccaacaaaattaatgagtTTTAATTCATGTGGCAAATTTGGTGACATTGAAATCTATATGTTGGTGTGATTGATTGTTGTCCCAAAACACGTCCAAATTCTCCCCTCCCCGACTTCCTCACCTTGTTCTTGTCTTCATGCAGTTCTTATGTgtattaattttgacatatttttgacatgaatagtgttaatttgaattaaaatgacTTATTTAAAATCGTGGGAAGAATTCGAAAAAGCTGCTGAAAAGTTATATCTCCAAGCCCCCTCGAAAGCACGGTACACGATGAAATATgtacattcaaaaaatgtattagttttaaaaatgacagatgaTGTAGTGGTAAGAAACGATAGCAGAGATTCAGCATGTTTTTATGGCGTTCCTTTTTCAGTGCTTACAATTCAAAACGGAAATAGCCCAAGATGTAAGAAAAGTAGACAAATTTATCAACAATTTATTACGACATATGGCATCAAAAGAAcattaacataacctcaatgtTTATAAACATATTgccacatttaattttttcaacacaTATGTGAGGTACAcctttactttttaacatttttatttttgttacgaTGGTGCAGTTAACATGTTGAATGTCTccaaaagaataaaattgaatcAATTACCTGTAAGTTTCATTTATAATTGCAAACACCATGCAACACGTATTCTTTGTTAAACACGGTGATCAAAAAGCTTAAGCAcaatacaatttattaataaataaaatctgcTAGCATATATATgtgttaaaatttacaaataaatataaatagttTATACAGAAAATATGTTACAATAACAGAAGAGTTTAAacaacagtaaaattttacaaacataTGTAACCAATTACATATTCACAAGCAGGCAATAATGAGTAGTctacttaattaaaatgtcatttcagtattttataaacgttACCTACAAGCTATGTAGCTATATGaaactaattaaaactttattaatatactttttaaatatgttaaatatcttttttcttaaaattagcTAGTGGACACTTGCCAAACAATCAAATGACTTTTTTCACCTTTGGATTCACCCTGAGCTGCTTCAAGATCACTAGTTTCATTATCGATAATGCTGTCTTCCATTTCATCACCTACCAAAAACGCACGTGTTTAATGCAGGTATTACAACTCTGACGACGTGAGCAGTAGCTAAAGAACATTTATGTCAACACATACCCAACAGGATTCCCAGGAATATCAGACAAAACTTGCCAAACTAGAAGATGTGAGGCTCCATCTCTTGGATCATTATCGTCCTCTGCAAATTTTGTTTCGTCAAATAATTTCTATTCAAGAAATTATTGATACTTATGTACATTGTGTTAGTAACATGATGAATCAAATAAGCTGCCACCCAAACTTTAACTTAATGCTTAATATTCCTAGGAATCCTATGGTTTTGAGCATTAAACTACTAATGTTCCCCTTTTTGTGCATGATGAATATTTTGCCCAAAAAATACTCACCGATTCGAAAATCGATATAACCTTCTCCGCCCGACATCACGAGCATCGCTGACGGTTGCTTCGGAGGCAGACCAATTGACGTGGCGGAAGTAGACAACGCCTCCGAGGGAGTAGACGCAGCACTCATGCCTTCGGAAACGTGAAAGAATTGTGTCCCGTCGACGCGAAACAAACGACTTACCTCCGTTACCGGGAACGGCAACGAAAAACTTGACGTTGTCTCTGTGACCGTGGAAACTGAGCTGGGCGTGAGCCATGGTGCAGTAGGGGACAAAACTTCCTGGAACGGGAGGCACTCGGACTCCTGCACCGGGCAGGCTGTTCGAACCCCTGGGGACGATGCTCCCCGCACATCCTCCGCTTTCGCTCAGCGGGACAGATATGATAACGCCGTTGCTCGTACCTATCCACAGTCTGTTTGACGAAATCAGCAGGCAAGTTATACGCACGAAGGAGAATCCCAGTTTTCCCGTTCCTACGatttcataataaataattaattaaaaacgatTGATCGATTTTGAGTCGATTTAACTTTTGCGAACGTCggaatttcattaaaattcctCGCCGACAACAACAGGTGAAGATTGACGAGCACCTACCTAACATTTTACTAACGTAAGGTTCTATATCGACATCTTGCAAGTGTTGGTGAGTGTGAGCATGGTACAGTCTTAAGGTCGAGTCGAGTCGAATTGACACCCAAACTCCTTCTCCCAACCAGGCGATTTGTCTGACCTTcaaaaagacatttttacAACGGATTCGCTCCGCTttcttgtaaaatatttactgGACTCTCGCGTCTCGGATGGGCTTCTAGAGAATGTATTATTTTCAGTTCGTGAGGTTCCAGCACGTGTATCTTGTTTCGATACCCACACCACACCTTGTCTCCCACTACGGCCAAGCATCTCACCGACTGATACGGTAAACCGACTTGTACCAAGTGATAACGTGACAGGTCCCATTCGCCTTCGTCGTTTCTTGCAAAAATGGCCAGAGTTCCGCATGCCAATGCGGCTACCACTTTGCCATTTATATGTCtgcaaaaatatcaaaaacgtGTCGTTttaactaaatcaaattaaatcaataGGTACTACACCAAAGGTTACTTCCATTAAGGGTAGTTTGTAAAGCTACACTAGAATTGCACAACCTTCTTACAAAGTGGCAGATGTCTAAACTGTCTGTctaaaatagctatttgtacaactagttatgaaagtcatactttatttcatgaatttgcagtttgattaacgagggcgtagcccgagttaatcaagcaaataagtgaaaaaaagagtttcataacgtgttgtacacactatttttttgcatatcgatgcaagttgagaaatttggcctaaaagtatttgtgaaaaattacaaaaaaaaaaaaaaatagatatgctctgacaatcatctccaaggaaatggaataaaatgatgcaaaaaagtactactttcactacgatttttcatataaaaaaagtgtcactttcattacgatatacaaaaaaaaatatttggaagTTTGTACGGgagcaatttgaaaaatttgaagcCTGACATGGCGTTTCAATCATTGCAATGTATGAACGAATTTTAAGTTATTGTCTTTAGTGcgtacacaaaaaaatttaaggttGTATTCGGGATAATTATTTAGAATAATCGGTTAAAGTTTATCGGTCACGATTTCAACAGAAAACAGACGTGGGTATTACATCGACTAAACCTGCACTTTATTTgcaatgtttaaaaattgatggTGCATAAAATTCTTTCAGACATCACCACGACAACATTCGATATAATTCCCACAATGCCAGGTCAACAACTGTAACAAATGATGAAATAATTCGCAGTCCACCAAAATATGCTAAAGAAATATCCGAAATCGTTGGTGTGCGAGTTAGAGCTTGTGCCAACTGTCGTGATCGATGACCTTGACAAaagctgcgcgaaggcggagcccaattttaaaaagtgaaaCGTAAAAACATCGGTCGTTTGGTTAGAATTTTCAGGGTGGCgccaaatttgcattttacactgtccAACGGCTTGGGTTAGAATGCCGGACATTATCTAGGGACCTGTCGCtaaataaatatcaacataAATTAGCCCACAAATCTGTAAAGTATGATAAAATGGTACCGATGTTTTTAGTTCGCATATAAGGCCGCTTCGGTacgcattttggtttctgcgtcatcgatcatgagaATTGGCACGAGCTCTAACTATGTATGACTAGTCTGTAAAATTAATAGCGCGATTTTCACACTTTAGAAAAGACACAGTCATTGACAAGGTGCAAAAAGATAATCAACAGTAAGTCGCGAAGaaccacaatatttttttgaaagtttATCATGACTGTTCAAACAATTCCATCCACCGGAAAGATCAATTTCACTTTACCAACTCCACTACAAACATAATCCTGTTttctaaattgaaaaatttcttAGGTGGAAAGaagttttctaaaaaatttgaaagttatTGCAAGGTACTGAGGAATATTTTGCCGACTTAGGAGAAACTTCATTTAAAGAGAGAGTAAACAGATTGCAACACCGGTGGAGTAAAATACCTATTGTCCTCGAGGGaattatgttgaaaaataaaaccagtTTTGAAATTGTCTTTTGCTTCTTTCGAGGTTAGGtcagaaaatttgtaaaacgtTCCTCGTATACACTTCCAAGACATTTGCAAATTGTCTTTGTCACAGTTATTTGGTTACACAGTAGAACGTAGCACCGAGTATGTACTTTGCAACAGTTTAAAAAGGCCTATAGACAATGACTATACTTAAAATTGCCATTGGCAGGTTTGCGTTCCTGCACCGACGACCGTTTTCAAAACGAGTATTTTATGTTTCATGCTTCGAAGCTGTATTTTTGTATACCCAGCCCCAAAAATTTGGATTTCTTCCGCAGCAAAATATGTGAAGAAATGAGGACAGTTTGTGCAAAAGTGGATTAAACAATATCAACGATCAAAAACTGTCATGctatgatgatgatgatgctATAAAATTGAACTTTGTGAACTGAAAACAGTGtcataatagtagtttatttaacgagttcgtgtgtaaattgggcttttttggcacacgaacgagttgaatataacgtttttttgttcgacgagccccttagaggctccaaatcgcttaaaatctttaaaattagcttgacgtttcgttttgacaagttgtgacatttatcaaaatccattcacacaggagaaaattctcaaattttaagtgtcaagcaaaaaccattttgtaattttagaTATCAATTAGTTTTGGAAGGAAcactattttttaacaaaaagagAACACAAAATGAACAATAAGAAAAGTTTATCGCAAATTGGGAgttactgtcgcgagcaaaaaaaaactggtcgtcaaattCATGCTCTGACACAATGGAAAACGCTCCATTGTACatataacctatcatcatgttgtatgacattccTTGTCATTttcttctcatttttttgacactttgttgacacgGGCATAATCAGTCAgggaaatgttttaatttctgacaatctaaccaaattttgaaatgacattgacgaccagaattttttgctcgcgacagtacaatATTTCatgagatattttcatatttgatggcggaaacaaaagactgagaaatgtcacaaatttgtattgtcagtgtcaaatttctcaaagacgttcgtgatttcaaCAGAAATGCAGCTAATTGGTAATAGGAAAGTTATTAATCGTAGAACTAGAGACatgatttgtaatacgtttgattatatgagaataacttctccttttgaagcactgacaaaaattggtttccttagaatttattttttcaatctattttgcgaaaatttacatttacctagacattcctttttacggcgtttataagaaatttgacactgacaatataattttgtgacatttctcagtcttttgtttccgccaccaaatatgaaaatacctctaacAATCTACAGCAGGAAATTAACAGAATTTGTGAGACTGTatcgaattttaaataaaaatacgtgCAAAATTgcacatattttcaaaacagcTAATCCGACTCGCACCAAAATTAATAGGCCTTGAATCCTtactaaaacaaatatttcctGCAAAGAAACATTCCAACCGGTATTTTTTGCAGAAGTTATCGCCAACGAAAAAAATGGCATAAAAGCGTTAATTTCCAAAACCACTGATCCAATTGGCACCAGCATCAATTGATCTTATCTCGTACACGATTTTTCGACCCTAACGGCATACTTCCTTAcacaataaatcaaatttcattGATTTTGAACATGTGCAAATAATATAATCGATGCTCTCCTGAAACCGACCGACTGTAAATTCAGAAGAAAGCGTTAAACGTCACCAAAATTACACCGTTGGTTACCGTACACAAAAACAAACTTACACAATACTTATTACGGCATCTTGAAGTTTGACAGAATGCAAACACTGGTTCCAATTGGCCACTGAAGAATGAACGTACACCATACCATTTTCCGCTCCCAGCCACATGGTGGCCAATACACTCGACATGATTTCCTGATTGCTAGTTTTACCCTCTGCCGGTTCCGGCTTTGCACCATCCGTTTCATTTTCCATACTACTTTCCGTCTCCGTGGGCGTATCACAAGGAGCATCGCTCGTTTCTTCTGACGCTTTTGCATTATCCGCTTCTTCCACCTGAACAACTTTGGTGTATTTATCTTTCTTGTTCACGACCGACTGGTCATTTTCTATAAACGTGACTTTACCAAtctgaaaaataaatctttttgtttttgctgTTCAATCACACGACACTCCTCACCAATGACGCTTCTTCCATTTCTTCGTGGTTCTTGCCGTTCTGTTTGGTGTTTTCTGATGGCGGTGTGGTGGATTCGTTTTTGCTACTTTCTACATTATCACTACTATCTTTAACATTCTCACTAACATTAATTTTGGTATAAGTTTTATTGTAATCATTCGGACTAGCACCGGGAACACTGGCTATACATAGCACGTGGTTTGCACATACCCCAAAACTATTCAAAATTTCCGCTGGATTGTTGGCATCGATTACAGTTACTATACTAGCAGCGTGCGTGTATGTACAAATCCAAACGAGTGATGACAGTCGCGTTTCCAAAAGGGCACCTTCTCGCAGAGCGTTCAGCTCCTGATCCAAACTGTCCACTTCGTTCTGTTGCACCGGCTCCAATTTTGGTTCTTCTGAATAGAACACGCTTCCTCCCACCTgcgattaataataataaaacacaatattATTGTCACTTAAGCTTAAAAAAAACCACCAATAAACCCTTTTTCTCACCATCAAACCACCATCCTTGGTGAACCCTCCCATCAAGTTGACCCCGGCGGCACACCAAATCTTCATGCCTGGCGTGGTCTCCGCCAGCGGTCGACAGTACACGGGAACAGGAACGGGAACTCCGCTGCTGTTCTGTGTCCCTTTGGTCCCGGGTCCCACCTTCCCCGGTAAACTCCACCCGTACGCCTGCAACCTTCCGTCTTCTTTCCTTACGTGGGCTCTCACTTGGCGGTACTGCTCCCGCCTTTCGACAGCTCTTCTCACGGCCAGTTTTTCCGAACCTACAAAAATTCGATGACTCAGTAAAACAAACGCAATGGTAACCAGTACTTACTATTTGTAACTACTGTCAATACTCGATAAGTCACATTTACTATGTATGTACACTTGCACTACAACAGAATGGCTAAGAATGCAGGAAATAAAGGAAATAACGACGTTACTACAATTTAGAGAAAACAAGAAAAcgaccaaaaataaaacactaaataaaattattaaaatgtatttaaaattaacgaTTCTTAACAAAAGTAACATATTCGTAACCGGTAACAAGAACAAATTAGGGAGGTAAGACTAGATTAGTTACCAAAACTTTGGATAATTATTCCAACTCAGAACTGAACAATCCTCTTCGTTACATCTTACTCTATTGTTAAAGTGAACGATGCAcatcaaacaaaacaaaaacacgaACATGCTGATTTCATCACACACGTTTATTACTTAAAATAGACTCTGGAAAACTTGAAAGTCCGAAAAACCTGATCAGACGCAATCACTCCAGTACGATAAAAACCAggtgatcaaataaaaatcattcaGAATGCGTCCAACTGAAAAATCACCACACCAATAACTTACCCTAAGATTTATAATTTGTACAAAATATATGGCCTGAATGTTggctttaaatttttgacttgtttGTCTTTTATTTAACTTTTCCTTGCTGTGGAACTCCAAATGATTTTTATTCGATTCGGCACTACACTTATTTCACACAGGAAAGAAAACGAGATTTCAAATAGACTTGTGGCAAAATATATACAGACGTAAGGATACAGTTCAAATTGCGAACTAGAGAAAAATGAGATAAAAACTCGAtagaaactaaaaaaaaaaaataaaaattgtaccaGAGCACGTAGATCTCTTAAGTGTATTTACCAAGCCAAAAAAAACTTGCATAAATACTTGCTCAAAATATTACTAGTCTATAAACTAGCGCATAATAATATATCACAGATAAGTTGACAGCAGGTACaaatagtttataaaaatgaatcacACTTCCGTACCCAATTCGGTTTCGACGAAGTCGTGTCCGGGTCTAGGCAGCGCCCTCACTCCGGGTGCGATCTGATTGGTCGCCGTTTGAAATCGCAAATGGGGCCCCACTAAAGGCCGTTGCGGCCTTTCCGTACCACTAAAAAGGTTACTAAAAAATCTCCATATGCTCTGTTTGCTTTTCTTGTCGAAAGCGGTGTCGTTCTTCGACGCTCGTATCATTTCGGTCCAACGGACGGCTTCTTGCAACTCCATGAAGCGCTCCTTTGATAAATTGTTAGAATTGGCCGCAAAATAAGGAAAGTTCGACTTACTTTATATTGGTTGCGCTCCATGAGAACTCGAGCCATCTCCACTCTGGTGAAACGTTTTCTCTGCGCCATCGGAACGTCGGACTCTTCGTCTCCCGCCTCTTGTTTCGCTTCGTGGGCTTCCTTCACTTTCCTGAGCTCCTCTTCTAGATCGCTGATGCGTTCTCTCAGTTTTGTTCTCGACATGTTCAACGACAGAATTTCTTCTCGAAGCATCTCCAATTCGCCAGTCAGTTCGTCCACTTTTACTATTAGATCGTCTTTTACCACGTTCAGGGCGTTCCTGACACACATACGTTAccaaaaatttcgaaaaatgtaaCAGACATTACTCACTTTGTCGCTAGCAACTCGTTGTTTTCCATTATCAAGTTCTCCACCTCTTTGCCCATCCCttgaacatttttcaattattatatCTACCTAATTTGCTTTCCGTAATCGATGCATATACCGTACGCTCGACCCAATTGGGACAAAGgagtaaattcaaaattatacatttttatttgaatatttgacagtAGCCATgctgaacaaattttaatacgaCGGCTACTCAACACATGcgttatttataaaatcttttatttttattactgctTGGGTGAAGCAGAGAGT encodes:
- the syd gene encoding JNK-interacting protein 3 isoform X2; the protein is MDLDDSGGGLGSETIYGTHEDSHVVMSEKVQSLAGSIYQEFERMIARYDEDVVKTLMPLLVNVLECLDAAYQQNQEHDVELELLREDNEQLVTQYEREKGARKASEQKLLEFEDAAEGERKELAARLEALESIVRMLELKHKNSMEHAGRLEEREGELKKEYAKLHERYTELFKTHMDYMERTKLLLSGQQLANERAEAGRLNSNRINVGRSSGPMSFGFASLENAEVVDSVPSSPISSVHSSPSLHSELDNMGPKRGIHTVERAQETDSLNLENKSVITSPVSPQAPQATNNNTGRLHTKKEQRSGNTLYQELSFQDVDGDDDGDITGGWVHPGEYASSGMGKEVENLIMENNELLATKNALNVVKDDLIVKVDELTGELEMLREEILSLNMSRTKLRERISDLEEELRKVKEAHEAKQEAGDEESDVPMAQRKRFTRVEMARVLMERNQYKERFMELQEAVRWTEMIRASKNDTAFDKKSKQSIWRFFSNLFSGTERPQRPLVGPHLRFQTATNQIAPGVRALPRPGHDFVETELGSEKLAVRRAVERREQYRQVRAHVRKEDGRLQAYGWSLPGKVGPGTKGTQNSSGVPVPVPVYCRPLAETTPGMKIWCAAGVNLMGGFTKDGGLMVGGSVFYSEEPKLEPVQQNEVDSLDQELNALREGALLETRLSSLVWICTYTHAASIVTVIDANNPAEILNSFGVCANHVLCIASVPGASPNDYNKTYTKINVSENVKDSSDNVESSKNESTTPPSENTKQNGKNHEEMEEASLIGKVTFIENDQSVVNKKDKYTKVVQVEEADNAKASEETSDAPCDTPTETESSMENETDGAKPEPAEGKTSNQEIMSSVLATMWLGAENGMVYVHSSVANWNQCLHSVKLQDAVISIVHINGKVVAALACGTLAIFARNDEGEWDLSRYHLVQVGLPYQSVRCLAVVGDKVWCGYRNKIHVLEPHELKIIHSLEAHPRRESPVRQIAWLGEGVWVSIRLDSTLRLYHAHTHQHLQDVDIEPYVSKMLGTGKLGFSFVRITCLLISSNRLWIGTSNGVIISVPLSESGGCAGSIVPRGSNSLPGAGVRVPPVPGSFVPYCTMAHAQLSFHGHRDNVKFFVAVPGNGGMSAASTPSEALSTSATSIGLPPKQPSAMLVMSGGEGYIDFRIGDEMEDSIIDNETSDLEAAQGESKGEKSHLIVWQVSTS
- the syd gene encoding JNK-interacting protein 3 isoform X4 — protein: MDLDDSGGGLGSETIYGTHEDSHVVMSEKVQSLAGSIYQEFERMIARYDEDVVKTLMPLLVNVLECLDAAYQQNQEHDVELELLREDNEQLVTQYEREKGARKASEQKLLEFEDAAEGERKELAARLEALESIVRMLELKHKNSMEHAGRLEEREGELKKEYAKLHERYTELFKTHMDYMERTKLLLSGQQLANERAEAGRLNSNRINVGRSSGPMSFGFASLENAEVVDSVPSSPISSVHSSPSPQAPQATNNNTGRLHTKKEQRSGNTLYQELSFQDVDGDDDGDITGGWVHPGEYASSVNDNFYGMGKEVENLIMENNELLATKNALNVVKDDLIVKVDELTGELEMLREEILSLNMSRTKLRERISDLEEELRKVKEAHEAKQEAGDEESDVPMAQRKRFTRVEMARVLMERNQYKERFMELQEAVRWTEMIRASKNDTAFDKKSKQSIWRFFSNLFSGTERPQRPLVGPHLRFQTATNQIAPGVRALPRPGHDFVETELGSEKLAVRRAVERREQYRQVRAHVRKEDGRLQAYGWSLPGKVGPGTKGTQNSSGVPVPVPVYCRPLAETTPGMKIWCAAGVNLMGGFTKDGGLMVGGSVFYSEEPKLEPVQQNEVDSLDQELNALREGALLETRLSSLVWICTYTHAASIVTVIDANNPAEILNSFGVCANHVLCIASVPGASPNDYNKTYTKINVSENVKDSSDNVESSKNESTTPPSENTKQNGKNHEEMEEASLIGKVTFIENDQSVVNKKDKYTKVVQVEEADNAKASEETSDAPCDTPTETESSMENETDGAKPEPAEGKTSNQEIMSSVLATMWLGAENGMVYVHSSVANWNQCLHSVKLQDAVISIVHINGKVVAALACGTLAIFARNDEGEWDLSRYHLVQVGLPYQSVRCLAVVGDKVWCGYRNKIHVLEPHELKIIHSLEAHPRRESPVRQIAWLGEGVWVSIRLDSTLRLYHAHTHQHLQDVDIEPYVSKMLGTGKLGFSFVRITCLLISSNRLWIGTSNGVIISVPLSESGGCAGSIVPRGSNSLPGAGVRVPPVPGSFVPYCTMAHAQLSFHGHRDNVKFFVAVPGNGGMSAASTPSEALSTSATSIGLPPKQPSAMLVMSGGEGYIDFRIGDEMEDSIIDNETSDLEAAQGESKGEKSHLIVWQVSTS